Genomic segment of Amphibacillus xylanus NBRC 15112:
TTTTTCAGGGCATCGACTAAAGAAATAGAATTTAGAATATTCATCTCGTGGTACTTGATCAACCCATTTGATTAAACCTTCTAGTGCCTCTTCGCGTTCACGCCATTCATTTATTCCAACAGTATCTGGCATCGGCTTCTCCATTTCTGCTAATAATATGGACTCGTCTTTCTGTTCAACAATTTGTGAGCCTTCAGTTGGGAAAAGCTCATAATATATTTTATTATCCTTTGCTAGTTTAATAATTGCTTCAACGACATGGAATGGTAATGTATGTTCAAATACCTTTTTGTCACCAAGATAACCGATCATACCGTTTGAGCTGATGACTCCATCTACTTCAAAGCCATCTGGTGCTGTTTGGAAAATCTCATTTTTACCACGACCAGTGACAATAAATACGTAAATACCTGACTCGCGTAGCTTGTCAATCACGGATTTTGTATTATCAGTGACACGATTATAATTATTTAGCATCGTCCCATCCATATCTAAGAAGATGGCTTTTGGTTTCCTCATCAATTATCCCCTCGCAATAGTTTATCTTTAACTATTAGTATAGCATCATTCACTTTTTATACAAAAAACAGGATACAGTTCAGTTTGAGTCAAGTATTTGTAGGCAATTTTTCTACGTTAATAATGAAAGCGGATTCATCATTTTAAGGTGACCCCTTGATAAAGTTTTTGCCTTTTTTAAAAACCAGATAACTCCTTTAACACGTTGTATATCGGAATATTTGCCTTTCCTTTTAGGTACATAAGATTGTCTCTGGTAACCTGACCAATGGTTCTTTTAACCTTTTCTTTATAATGTCTTGGTGGTTTCTTTTCCAGCTCGATTTCTGTCCATTTATCTATTCGCCCGAATAAAGTCTTTAGGGACAAATTATCCAAGAAGGCCACTAATGCAGTGCCCATGGCACTTACACCTTTATCCGACCAACTACGGCCATTTTTTAGTCTTTTGGCAAACACACTCATGGTTCCCTCTGCGCTTCCCATTGGACGCATACCAGTTGTATCAATTCCCTGTTCTTTTAACCATATTCTATAATCTCCCAATGCTTCTGGATATTTTTCTAATTGGCGGATAAACGACACAAGTCGTTCCTCCTTCTCCTCATCCTCAAGCGTTCCTACGGCACTGTTAAGCTCTGTTAAGAACGTTTTGTATTTGTATGCCGCAAGGGCTTTACGAATGGACCGATAACGAGGATGCTTGCTGAATATACTCTTAACCTCTCGTGCCACATGAAAGCGATCAAGAGAAAAGAATACACGACCTTTAAAATACTCACGACAGGATGTAATCCAGTTGGCACCATCTCCATTTATAACCAGCTTGTGAAAAGTCGGGTCATATTCGAAGTTTTCAATTAGAAAGTCCTCAAAAGCCTCCCAAAAGGGTTGCTTTCCTTTGTGAATAAAATGACGTTTGTTCTTAAGGCTAACCCGTTTTCCATTGACTTCCCATCCTTGATGGACAGCTGCTATTTTCTCTTCTTTTCCCTTTTTCCATTTACCTTGGCGTTTTACAAATAAACCATCTACTTCTACAAATAAGACGGGTTGGAGTATAGGTTCACGCTTTTTAGGTTTACACGTAACCTCTAATAGGTGTTGACGAATTGCCTCATGACTGATAACCCGGTAACCTAATAGAGTTTGTAATGTATTAGCTGCATTTCGATAGGAGCGACCCTTAACAGCTAGCTCAATGGCAGCTTCCTCAATCAATGGACTAAAAGAACCGGCCTCCTCAAACTCTAGATAACGATCAAGAAGATAGACATATTCCCCAGTTGATCGGTCAAGGTAATAATTGCGATATAATTCAATCTCACCAAAGAGACTAGCTATATTAAACTTTCTTTTATCAATAAGACGATAGCGCTTTTTATCACGTTCATCGGCAATCTGTTGGTCCATATCCTCCAAGACCTGTTTCATAACGAAACCAAAGGTTTCTTGTAATTGTCTCCAAACCAATTGCTCAATTTGTTTTAAATTTGGGTATTTTATGATATTCTTTTCCATGAGGGATTCTCCTTTCGGTAATGGTGTTTTAGTAGACTATCATTTTACCAAGGAGTGTCCCTTTTTTCATGACTTTTGCTTTGTTTCCTACCGCGCTATCGCTTGCTGGCCCCTTCACTTAGTGAAGGGGTTAATATATTTTTGCGCCCACAATAATTTTACTCATACTACAGTTCAATTGTATCCTGTTTAGTAATTTACTATTTTCCACTATTTAATGGCTTTAATATTGATTCAATTTCAGCACGCTTATGTTCAATAAATGGTGGTAATGCTAATCTCTCACCTAAAGTTTCTTCTGGTTCATCAACTAAAAAGCCTGGCTCATCTGTAGACAATTCATAAAGAATGCCATTTGGTTCACGGAAGTAGAAGGCTTCAAAATAATAGCGATCTACGATGCCTGAATTCGGCAACTTTTCTTGATTGATTCTATCAGCCCATGCTTCTAACTCTGTACGGTCCTTAACACGAAAAGCCACATGATGAACACTGCCTCGACCCGGTCTTTCACGAGGTAAATCTGTTCTAACCTCGACATGGATTTCTGCACCTGATCCACCCTCACCTGTTTGATACACTTCAACATCTGGTTGTCCTGCTTGATAAGCCGGATAGCTTGCTACATGTCGAAAATTCATGACTCTCGTTAAAATATCTTTTGTTCGTGCTAGTTCAGGTACCGTTAATCGAACCGGTCCTAAGCCAGTAATACCATACTCAACAGGTACTGGACTCTTATCCCAAGGAATTCCCGCTTCCACTCCTGTATTATTTTGATCCGATACAAGCATTAATCGCTGGCCTTCTGGATCTTCAAAGAAAATGACTTTTCGTCCAAGCTGCTCACTTATACCTTCATGACTTACTGAAAACTGATCAAAGCGTTTAATCCAATAGTCAATCGCTTCATCACTCGCTACTCGAAGGCCCGTTAAAGAGATACTGTTATTGCCCCGGTATGTTCGTCCGATGCCTAGCATTTCAAAAAAGGTTAAATCTGTACCTGGGCGACCAATTTCATCTGCGTAAAATAAATGATACATATGATGTGAATCTTGATTAACTGATTTTTTAACTAATCTCATACCGAGAACTTCTGTGTAAAATTGATAGTTCCGTTCCGCGCTTGCTGTCATTGCTGAAACATGATGTATACCTGAAAATTGCATACCGACAACCCCCTATTGTTCTGTTAGCTTTATTATAACTTAAAATTATCTTGAATTCAAGATAATTATTAATCTATGTATCTAACGGAATAAAGTTTGTATGAGTAAAATTATTGTGGGCGCAAAAATATATTAACCCCTTCACTAAGTGAAGGGGCCAGCAAGCGATAGCGCGGTAGGAAACAAAGCAAAAGTCATGAAAAAAGGGACACTCCTTGGTAAAATGATAGTCTACTAAAACACCATTACCGAAAGGAGAATCCCTCATGGAAAAGAATATCATAAAATACCCAAATTTAAAACAAATTGAGCAATTGGTTTGGAGACAATTACAAGAAACCTTTGGTTTCGTTATGAAACAGGTCTTGGAGGATATGGACCAACAGATTGCCGATGAACGTGATAAAAAGCGCTATCGTCTTATTGATAAAAGAAAGTTTAATATAGCTAGTCTCTTTGGTGAGATTGAATTATATCGCAATTATTACCTTGACCGATCAACTGGGGAATATGTCTATCTTCTTGATCGTTATCTAGAGTTTGAGGAGGCCGGTTCTTTTAGTCCATTGATTGAGGAAGCTGCCATTGAGCTAGCTGTTAAGGGTCGCTCCTATCGAAATGCAGCTAATACATTACAAACTCTATTAGGTTACCGGGTTATCAGTCATGAGGCAATTCGTCAACACCTATTAGAGGTTACGTGTAAACCTAAAAAGCGTGAACCTATACTCCAACCCGTCTTATTTGTAGAAGTAGATGGTTTATTTGTAAAACGCCAAGGTAAATGGAAAAAGGGAAAAGAAGAGAAAATAGCAGCTGTCCATCAAGGATGGGAAGTCAATGGAAAACGGGTTAGCCTTAAGAACAAACGTCATTTTATTCACAAAGGAAAGCAACCCTTTTGGGAGGCTTTTGAGGACTTTCTAATTGAAAACTTCGAATATGACCCGACTTTTCACAAGCTGGTTATAAATGGAGATGGTGCCAACTGGATTACATCCTGTCGTGAGTATTTTAAAGGTCGTGTATTCTTTTCTCTTGATCGCTTTCATGTGGCACGAGAGGTTAAGAGTATATTCAGCAAGCATCCTCGTTATCGGTCCATTCGTAAAGCCCTTGCGGCATACAAATACAAAACGTTCTTAACAGAGCTTAACAGTGCCGTAGGAACGCTTGAGGATGAGGAGAAGGAGGAACGACTTGTGTCGTTTATCCGCCAATTAGAAAAATATCCAGAAGCATTGGGAGATTATAGAATATGGTTAAAAGAACAGGGAATTGATACAACTGGTATGCGTCCAATGGGAAGCGCAGAGGGAACCATGAGTGTGTTTGCCAAAAGACTAAAAAATGGCCGTAGTTGGTCGGATAAAGGTGTAAGTGCCATGGGCACTGCATTAGTGGCCTTCTTGGATAATTTGTCCCTAAAGACTTTATTCGGGCGAATAGATAAATGGACAGAAATCGAGCTGGAAAAGAAACCACCAAGACATTATAAAGAAAAGGTTAAAAGAACCATTGGTCAGGTTACCAGAGACAATCTTATGTACCTAAAAGGAAAGGCAAATATTCCGATATACAACGTGTTAAAGGAGTTATCTGGTTTTTAAAAAAGGCAAAAACTTTATCAAGGGGTCACCTTAAAATGATGAATCCGCTTTCATTATTAACGTAGAAAAATTGCCTACAAATACTTGACTCAAACTAAAGTTTGTGAAACGGTTGACAATCTTATTAAAATATCATATCCTATAGATAACAATTGAATTAAATCTCTCGCATTAGTTGAATACTAAAGCAAGATATTTTCAAATCTGAGCAAGCTGCACATTATTTCTTACTATGCAGCCCGGTCACGATTGTGACAGCAGAGTATACCTATCCTAGGGTACATCTGTGAGACAGTAGTTACTGTCCACAGGTGTGCCCTTTTTTAATTATTACTTTTATAATTCCATTAAGAAAGGATGTTGTAAGATGATTAAGTTTTTATTAAAAAATCGAAATGGGCAGTTCCTGTTGATTGGGTCCTTTATGGCAATGGTTGGATTTGTACTGATGTTGCTCAACCATGATTATAGTCGTTTTGCTTTTTATGGCTCGATCTTCTTTTTAGGCTTTTTTGCAGCTAAAAATGCAGTCGTTGATACAATTCAATCAAAGTCGCCTAATGTTGACTTGTTAATGATCTTAGCAGCGCTTGGAGCAACCTTTATTAACTATGAATCTGAAGGTGCAACACTATTACTAATTTTTGCTTGTGCTGAAGTTCTTGAAGACTATGCATCTAACAAATCAACCCGTGCGATTACTGAATTAATGGCTCAAGTTCCAACTGTTGCACAAGTATTAAAAGACAATGGCGATGTCATTGAAGTCCCAACAGATGCATTAGCTATCGGTGATATTGTCATCGTTGCAAAAGGTGCCCAAATTCCGATTGATGGAACGATCGATCGAACAGCACTGATCAATGAAGCCGCTCTCACAGGAGAGTCAATCCCTGTAGAGAAATCTAAAGGAGATAATGCTTTTGCCGGAACAATTAATGAAGGTCATGTCTTCTATTTAACTGTAACAAAATTAAGTCATGAAACAGTCTTTTCAAATATTATTCGGATGGTTGAAGAAGCACAGAAGCGTCCATCTAAAGTATCGAAATTTATTGACCGTATTGAGTCTAAGTATGTGATTGCAGTGCTGATCACTGTTCCAATCTTTATTTTGATGTTGTATACATTAAATGACCTGACATTTCAAGAAGCCTTCTATCGTGGAATGGTATTATTAACTGTTGCAAGTCCCTGTGCATTAGTTGCATCTGCAACACCAGCAACACTAAGCGCGATTAGTAACGGAGCGAAAAACGGCGTCCTCTTTAAGGGTGGTGCTGCGATGGAAGCACTTAGCTCTATGGATGTACTATATAGTGATAAAACTGGGACATTGACTTTAGGGAAATTTAAAGTGATTGATTATGAAATCGATGAAAGTATTTTAAAAGAAGTTGTATATATGGAACAACAGTCGAGTCACCCCATTGCTGATGCGATCACAACATCGTTTAAAGATTTAGATTTAGGTGCTGTTGACGATCGTACACCAATTGAAGAAATTGCCGGTGCAGGGGTTAAAAAAGGCGATATCATAGTAGCTAAACCTACTGCATTAAAGAATTTTGAAGACCCATATAACTATCGTGAGAAGGTAGCAGCTGAAAATACTGCTGTCTTAGTTGGCAAAGCTAATCAAATTGTTGGGTACTTCTTATTAGCTGATCAAATCCGAAGCGAATCAGCTGAAGCAGTTGCTGGTTTTCAGGCTGAGGATATTAAGGTTAATTTAATTACTGGCGATCATGAATTGGTTGCTAAAAAAGTTGCTAGTGAAATTAAAGTTGACCATTATTATTCTAACTGCTCACCTGAGGAAAAAATAAAATTTATTCAAGCTGATCAAGACAATCATCATGTTGTCGGTATGATTGGTGATGGTATTAACGATGCCCCTGCTCTTGCTCAAGCAGATATTGGGATAGCTATGGGCAGTGGTTCGTCAGTCGCCATGGAGTCATCTGATGTTGTCATCGTCAAAAATAATTTAGCCAAATTGTTATACAGCTTTAAATTAAGTCAGCGATTAAATAAAATTATTGTTCAAAATGTGATTTTTTCAATTGCAGTGATTGTCTCATTGATTGGTTTAAATATTGTTGGTTGGCTAGGTTTGCCGTTGGGTGTTGTATTTCATGAAGGATCAACAATTTTAGTAATCTTAAATGGGTTACGTTTGTTAAGGCAAAAAGACTAGATCAGGTTTTCCAGTTGAATTAATAACATTTATCCATCAGTATTCCAATCAAATGAGAAGGTAACGAATCGATGTTAGAAGAATATTAAAGTACTTTAATAGTGGTTATATGTACTTGGTGGGCTATAGTCGACTGTCGACTTCTATTCGTTAACTTTTAATCATAGCCCATTTTAAACAATTTAATATCTCTATTATTGTTCTCTCACCCTACAGATCACATTCAACTGGACACATAAAAATAATCCACCGTATTAATAAAGAGAATGGTGGATTATTTTTATTATAATCAAAAAGGTATTATTTAATTTACTACTTAAGGCCCTACTCTAAATACTACTGTAGCACGATGAGGGGCTTTCAGCATAGCTTTATTATTTGATAAAGTATGATTGATCGAAAGAGGGCCTAACGAAACATTTACACTAGTATTAGAACCACCAGGATCTGAAGCGTACTGCATTTGGAAAATACCCGTCCTTTTGTTTTTTGTGTCTACTTTATAACTAACGTGTCCTTTGTAGTATGCCGCATTTCCACTCCACCGCCATGTAGCACCATTATTAGCATCAATCTCATATGGTCTACCACCTGCATTTCCGTAATATTGCCAAGTATTGTATGTTTGTTGTCTAGTCATAATTCTTGCTTCATAAGAGTTGGGAACTATATCTAAGTTTGATTCTTTAGTAAATCCTACAAACTCTCTGGGTGCTGTTTCCTTTTTCGTCCATTCGAAAAGAGCAATTATCCGTTGAACTTTCTGTCCATTGTTTGCTGTAGAAAACTGAAGCTTTAGGTCAGATGTTGGAATTACATTAAACGGTGAGACATAGTTAGGTGAAGTATTATATATAGCCGGAAGTTCTACTAGATTTCCATCCGGGTCAATAATATACTCTTTGATTTCCCCTGGATAATAATTTAGCTTTCTATCTGGATTATTTTCTATGTCCTCACCAAAGTCAGCTATGAGTATTTCTTTCAAACCAATATCCATTAGATTAATTTCCGCTTCTGACAAACCATAACTTAAAAGTTTTGAATTGTAATAACTCTCCAAATCCTCATAGGCATAGACATTGCTATCAATTACAATTAAACCACACAAAAAGATTACTGATAACAAGAAACCCAAAAACACTTTTTTAAAAGACATTTGCACCTCTCCTTTATTATGGTATATTATATATAATATACCATAATAACTTCCGTGTAAATGATAATTTACAAAAAAATGTAAAGTGAGGAATAAAAAGATGAAGATAAAGATTACCCCTCTTTTATTAACAATCAATGCTATATTGTTAGTGTTTATTTTATTATTATTAGTCTTTAAAGAACCAATTTCCGTAACTACTGAACCTGCACAAGAAAGTTACGTCCCTAATAGTTCTTATGAAGTCGCACAATTAAGTGAGAATATCATTGCGATCGTGAGTACAGATTATTATTCTGCGGACTTTGGCGAATTAATTGCATTAGAGTTTGATCCTGATACTGATACATTTAATGTGATTAGTAATTTTGATATTAGAGATAATTGGGTGCCTAACTAACTTGTCATTTGATCTGATCTATATTATGATGAAACCAATTCAATAGCTTTGACTACTAGGGGTGCCGATGGGATCGGCTGAGAGGAAAGAATTCAATCTTTCTAACCCTTTTGAACCTGATCTAGTTCGTACTAGCGGAGGGAAGTAGCACTTCTTTAACCTATCAGGTTCTTCTTTCGCTGCAACTGACAGCTTTTAGTCAATGCAACAACAAAAGGAGGACTATTTTTTATGAAAAAAACAAATCAATTGACGCTAATTGCTGCCTTTATTGCAATTGGCGTCGTCGGGGCAAGCTTTCTCTGGTTTCCAACTGGGATTGCGCAAGCGTACCCTGTACAACATGCGATTAATGTCATTAGTGCCATCATTTTAGGACCTGTTCCGACAGTCATAATTGCTTTTGGCATAGGTCTTGTACGTAATGCTTTGGGGCTTGGTACATTACTTGCTTTTCCTGGCGGTATGATTGGTGCTTTACTAGCTGGTCTCTTCTATCGCTATCGTAAGCAAATAAGTTCAGCCGTCATCGGTGAAGTAGTTGGGACTGGAATGATCGGTTCACTCCTTTCTATTCCAATTGCACGTCTCGTTATGGGGCAGACTGTTGGTGTTTTCGCTTTTGTACCTGGGTTTTTGGTAAGTAGTGTTTTAGGTGCTATCATTGCGGCATTAGTTGCACCAAAATTATTAGCATATTTTAAACGTCACCATTGAGGCTGGGACAAAACTCAGCTAAGATGAAAAAGGAATTCAGTTAATCAAATGGATTCCTTTTTTACCATCATCATTTAATAGGATGATCATCTCTAATATAAATTAAAGGTGTCACTTTGTGATTCTCACTCTGGGTGGACGCTCTCCGCGGGATCGGCGTCAACTTTTATTGCTCCACTACCGTGTCGCAATAAGGGTTTTCTGACTCGATCTTTTCCCGCAGGAGTCGCCATCCGCCGTTTAAATCACTCGATAGGCGCTCGTTAAATAAGAAAACAATGAACTCTGATTAGCGTAATTGGCAGTGAACTTAAGAAAATGCACTGCCAATTACGCTAAAAATCCAATCAACCAAAACAATCACAAAAATAAAAATAGTTCTATTTACAAAAAAATCGTAAATAGAACTATTTTTTACTCAGTGAGACTAGTTATGTCCAAGCCACTTTTTTAATTTATATTTTAATTTTCACGCATTGAATGTCATAATAAAAGGGTAAGACTATTCTAAGTAGGTGAACAATATGCTAATAAAAAACGCACAAATATATACCGAACAGGAAGTAGTGAACGGACATCTTCTTATTGATCGAGGTAAGATAGCACAGATTTACCGTGAGTTACCACAAGATTTGCCCAAAGATATTGAGATGATTGAAGCGAATTATTTAAATCTTATCCCTGGTTTTATTGATACGCATATTCACGGTGCAAACGGGGCTGATGTAATGGATCAAACACCTGAGTCGATTGAAACAATTGCTAAGTTCCTTGTTACTGAGGGAACGACAAGCTTCCTTGCCACAACGATTACACAGTCAAAAGAAAATATTGAGCATGCTTTAGAAAATCTTGCTCATTATAACAATATCGACAATGGTGCTGAAATGATTGGAATTCATCTTGAAGGACCATTTGTAGAAAAATCAAAAGCTGGCGCACAACCGTTAGAATATATTATCAAACCAGATTTAGAATTATTTAACCATTGGCAACAAGTAGCAAACCGAACAATCAAAACAGTAACAATCGCACCAGAGCATGATCAAGATTTTCAATTTACTTCAGCTCTAAGAGCAGAAAATATCAATGTATCCGCCGGTCACACTGCTATGAATTTTTCAGCAATGAAACAGGCTGTTGCAAATGGAGTAAATCAAGTGACGCATCTATGTAATGCAATGAATGGGATTCATCACCGAGATATTGGGGTTGTTGGAGGTACATTCTTACTTGAAGATGTGTACGCTGAAATTATTGCAGATGGGATTCACGTTGATCCAGCTATGCTAGCATTAATTTATCAAAATATTGGACCTAATCGATTAATCTTAATCACTGACTCAATGCGTGCGAAAGGACTTCATCCAGGAATTTATGAATTAGGAGGCCAGCCTGTTCAAGTGAATGAAGATCGTGCTGTTTTAGCTAACGGTGTACTCGCAGGAAGTGTCTTAAAAATGATTGATGGTGCAAAGCAATTTTTTGCTATACCTGAGGTCACTATTCATGATATTATTTTAATGGCATCAATTAATCCGGCAAAGCAAGCAGGTGTTTTTCATGAAAAAGGCTCAATTGCAGTCGGAAAAGATGCAGATTTATTACTAGTAGATAATGATCTTGATTTAAAGCTAACCTTTAAAAAAGGGAAAATTGTATATCAAGGAGTGAGCCAATGAAGATTGTAAAAGTAAGTGACTATCAAGAAATGAGTGAATGGGCTGGAAAACAGGTCGTTCAGAAAGTTAATGAATTAAGTAAGCCTATTTTAGGTCTAGCAACAGGTTCTACGCCTGAAGGACTATATCAATACTTAATTGACGCCTATAAAAACGAAGAGGTTTCTTTTAAGAATGTCACGACATTTAATTTAGAT
This window contains:
- a CDS encoding Cof-type HAD-IIB family hydrolase, with protein sequence MRKPKAIFLDMDGTMLNNYNRVTDNTKSVIDKLRESGIYVFIVTGRGKNEIFQTAPDGFEVDGVISSNGMIGYLGDKKVFEHTLPFHVVEAIIKLAKDNKIYYELFPTEGSQIVEQKDESILLAEMEKPMPDTVGINEWREREEALEGLIKWVDQVPRDEYSKFYFFSRCPEKMQRWISVLREQQQHLPFSMVSSSLNNVEVMVEGKNKGTGIQEFLDELKISADNILAVGDSYNDESMFKLAGYTVAMKNAPDEIKAMADEVTEFTNDEEGLYHYLKKLLLDK
- a CDS encoding ISLre2 family transposase, coding for MEKNIIKYPNLKQIEQLVWRQLQETFGFVMKQVLEDMDQQIADERDKKRYRLIDKRKFNIASLFGEIELYRNYYLDRSTGEYVYLLDRYLEFEEAGSFSPLIEEAAIELAVKGRSYRNAANTLQTLLGYRVISHEAIRQHLLEVTCKPKKREPILQPVLFVEVDGLFVKRQGKWKKGKEEKIAAVHQGWEVNGKRVSLKNKRHFIHKGKQPFWEAFEDFLIENFEYDPTFHKLVINGDGANWITSCREYFKGRVFFSLDRFHVAREVKSIFSKHPRYRSIRKALAAYKYKTFLTELNSAVGTLEDEEKEERLVSFIRQLEKYPEALGDYRIWLKEQGIDTTGMRPMGSAEGTMSVFAKRLKNGRSWSDKGVSAMGTALVAFLDNLSLKTLFGRIDKWTEIELEKKPPRHYKEKVKRTIGQVTRDNLMYLKGKANIPIYNVLKELSGF
- a CDS encoding ring-cleaving dioxygenase; translated protein: MQFSGIHHVSAMTASAERNYQFYTEVLGMRLVKKSVNQDSHHMYHLFYADEIGRPGTDLTFFEMLGIGRTYRGNNSISLTGLRVASDEAIDYWIKRFDQFSVSHEGISEQLGRKVIFFEDPEGQRLMLVSDQNNTGVEAGIPWDKSPVPVEYGITGLGPVRLTVPELARTKDILTRVMNFRHVASYPAYQAGQPDVEVYQTGEGGSGAEIHVEVRTDLPRERPGRGSVHHVAFRVKDRTELEAWADRINQEKLPNSGIVDRYYFEAFYFREPNGILYELSTDEPGFLVDEPEETLGERLALPPFIEHKRAEIESILKPLNSGK
- a CDS encoding heavy metal translocating P-type ATPase, which encodes MIKFLLKNRNGQFLLIGSFMAMVGFVLMLLNHDYSRFAFYGSIFFLGFFAAKNAVVDTIQSKSPNVDLLMILAALGATFINYESEGATLLLIFACAEVLEDYASNKSTRAITELMAQVPTVAQVLKDNGDVIEVPTDALAIGDIVIVAKGAQIPIDGTIDRTALINEAALTGESIPVEKSKGDNAFAGTINEGHVFYLTVTKLSHETVFSNIIRMVEEAQKRPSKVSKFIDRIESKYVIAVLITVPIFILMLYTLNDLTFQEAFYRGMVLLTVASPCALVASATPATLSAISNGAKNGVLFKGGAAMEALSSMDVLYSDKTGTLTLGKFKVIDYEIDESILKEVVYMEQQSSHPIADAITTSFKDLDLGAVDDRTPIEEIAGAGVKKGDIIVAKPTALKNFEDPYNYREKVAAENTAVLVGKANQIVGYFLLADQIRSESAEAVAGFQAEDIKVNLITGDHELVAKKVASEIKVDHYYSNCSPEEKIKFIQADQDNHHVVGMIGDGINDAPALAQADIGIAMGSGSSVAMESSDVVIVKNNLAKLLYSFKLSQRLNKIIVQNVIFSIAVIVSLIGLNIVGWLGLPLGVVFHEGSTILVILNGLRLLRQKD
- the thiW gene encoding energy coupling factor transporter S component ThiW, with the protein product MKKTNQLTLIAAFIAIGVVGASFLWFPTGIAQAYPVQHAINVISAIILGPVPTVIIAFGIGLVRNALGLGTLLAFPGGMIGALLAGLFYRYRKQISSAVIGEVVGTGMIGSLLSIPIARLVMGQTVGVFAFVPGFLVSSVLGAIIAALVAPKLLAYFKRHH
- the nagA gene encoding N-acetylglucosamine-6-phosphate deacetylase; protein product: MLIKNAQIYTEQEVVNGHLLIDRGKIAQIYRELPQDLPKDIEMIEANYLNLIPGFIDTHIHGANGADVMDQTPESIETIAKFLVTEGTTSFLATTITQSKENIEHALENLAHYNNIDNGAEMIGIHLEGPFVEKSKAGAQPLEYIIKPDLELFNHWQQVANRTIKTVTIAPEHDQDFQFTSALRAENINVSAGHTAMNFSAMKQAVANGVNQVTHLCNAMNGIHHRDIGVVGGTFLLEDVYAEIIADGIHVDPAMLALIYQNIGPNRLILITDSMRAKGLHPGIYELGGQPVQVNEDRAVLANGVLAGSVLKMIDGAKQFFAIPEVTIHDIILMASINPAKQAGVFHEKGSIAVGKDADLLLVDNDLDLKLTFKKGKIVYQGVSQ